aattatttttcatttgttcTTATTTTTGCAGGAATCGTTCTCAACTTCGTGAATGAGGTAACAAGGCATTTTTTTCACCGGTCTCTGAGAAAACGTCGGCGTTTAGGTTTCATGGCTTGGTGCCCTTCTCTGGTTAAACCTCTAATTTTATAATGTGCCGAAACTTCGTGTTATCTGAAGTTTCTTcgaggaaagaaatgaaatccTCACATTCCCAAGTTCCCCTTTTCTTTTGTTACGAATTTCGCTGTGGCTAAATGAGGCACTGAGGCTTCATTTTGAGTCTTACGTTTTCCATTCTTTCGCCGCCGAGGAAAGTTGAATCTGTAATCACATTTATCATACTCACTCTTAATCATTTACCACAAATCTTCTCCTCAGAAAATAGATTGCTTCTTTTTTGATGGGGGAGCATTGAATTTAGATATTCACACTTTCTTCTGTATCTTAAATTCTgggctcctttttttttttttctttctttctttctttcttgtacAGCAAAACAGGCCATTAAATTCACAATATGTGGCCGATTATTTGCAAAAGTTCAACCTCAAGAAGGCGGCAGTTCAAAAGGCATTGGATACTCTGGCTGATACTGGACGGATCTCGTTCAAGGAGTACGGTAAGCAGAAGATTTACATCGCCCGGCAAGACCAATTTGACATCCCGAACAATGAAGAGCTTAACAGGATGAAGGAGGAAAATGCCAGCCTTCAGCAACAGCTCCAGGAGCAAAAGAAAGCAATCGGCGAGGTCGAGGGAGGTACATCCTGCACTCCTTTTACTTGTTTTGCAGAAGTTGGTCCTCGGTGTTGAGAGTCTTTGTTATTCCAAACGTACCAGCTCTAGAATTAAGATTTTGATTTCTTATTATGAATTCCCATGAACTTCAATGCGGGGAAAAACCAGATTCAACCTGGGAAAGTCTGTGAATTTATGTAATGTGACAATTGAAATACACTGCTGTTGTAGAGATTAGAACTTTGCAATCAAATTTGACACTTGAACAGATATGGGACAGAGAAGCCAAACTGAGAAAGGAGGTAATTCACTAGGATGTCATTTGACTCTTTTCTATATTGAACTGGGTAAGACATATCTCCAAATAAGTATTGGAACATCCTTGGGACATTTTAATTCTGATTCAGGTCAAGGAAATAGAGGACAAACTAGAAAAATTGCGTGGAGGAGTTACCCTGGTGAGGCCTGAAGACCGTAAGGCAGTTGAGAACATGTACTCAGAGAAACTCAGTCAGTGGAGAAGGCGTAAAAGGATGTTCAAGGATCTATGGGATGCTATTACCGAGAACTCACCCAAGGATCTCAAGGAGTTCAAGGTAATTTAAGTGGGTTTTATGTCTTCCAAGCATACAGATTTGGGATCGCTGTTGTTGCTAAGTGTACATCTTTTCAGGAGGAGCTTGGAATTGAATATGATGAAGATGTTGGTGTGAATTTGCAGTCAAATAGCGACCTGCTGCAACATGGTAAGAAGCGTCTTAGAGGCCAGTGATTTGGTGAAGTGTTTCCTCTTTGCTCAAGTCTTCTCAAGTGTACAAGATGATATTTTCCTAGAGGTGAACCTGTTGCAAAaggaaaatacatgtaaattcTGCATGCTTTTAAGATCTATATTTTTCATAGGCATTACATGCTCAATGTTTCTTTTACAATGACACATGATATGACAGTTTATGTAGTAGAGGAGCTCAGACATTACTCACAATGGTATAAGGCCCCATGTACTTCAATGatgaaaatttatcaattatgaGCAATTCCTTTGTTTTACTCTAAGATGACTAATTCGGCCTAACACTTTGCTAGAACTGACAACCTCAACATGAATTGTAATGTTCCTCGGCTAAGCAAACAAATGTATGGCTGAGCACTGATATATAACACCATGAACGGATTTGAGCACTTATATCTGTAGTACTATTCTTTCTTTCAGCTTTCATTAGAACTGTTAATATCATACGATCGAAAGGGATAAGTTCTGGTTCTTGGAGTTCATTTCACAGCGTGGCACATGACACAAAATGCCCTGTTGACATGGGATGAAAATACAAGTTGAAATATGGCACAGCCTTGTAGCCTAGAGAGGTAGTTCCATTCACAATATTATTGCGTGGATGTATCTTGGTAAATTATATGATTGCTTCTAATACTGTCAGAAgggttttaaattattagtgcaGATGGCTTCCTCTCTTGGATCTTGTATGTACAACCATGAATGTTGGAACACTGATCATGTTGTGATGAATTTTCAATTCCTTTTTGTCCATGTATAAgacaagagttttgctacatacaagcacaattgcgcactaatctatgtaccaatactgatttattcatacttaaaatttaaatcaacattgttttcaataaaatctactttttgaccaatcacatcatattggtgtacagattagtgcacaattatgcttgcaactatatttttccataagaCAATAGGCCGTTCTTCTGCCGCATGAGATACCTAAACCAGTATGTTTCGATGAACACTGAAAtaaatgttattaaaaaatgttgttTTTCATTTAACCTAAACCAAAGAGAAGATGTTACGAACattgaaaagggaaaagaaaatttacaaTGTTGACTATTTGCAATAGGAATTTCAACTCACggataaacaaaaaataataataaaagcatGATTAGCAGTTCAAATGATAATACTGCTTTACAATTATggaaaataaattcaagaaaattaattaaagttCATA
This is a stretch of genomic DNA from Carya illinoinensis cultivar Pawnee chromosome 15, C.illinoinensisPawnee_v1, whole genome shotgun sequence. It encodes these proteins:
- the LOC122297114 gene encoding homologous-pairing protein 2 homolog, with the protein product MAPKADSSAEGIVLNFVNEQNRPLNSQYVADYLQKFNLKKAAVQKALDTLADTGRISFKEYGKQKIYIARQDQFDIPNNEELNRMKEENASLQQQLQEQKKAIGEVEGEIRTLQSNLTLEQIWDREAKLRKEVKEIEDKLEKLRGGVTLVRPEDRKAVENMYSEKLSQWRRRKRMFKDLWDAITENSPKDLKEFKEELGIEYDEDVGVNLQSNSDLLQHGKKRLRGQ